The Deltaproteobacteria bacterium region GCCATCACTCCGGTCCCGGGTGGAGTCGGTTCCCTGACCACCACTGTTATCATGAACAATCTGCTCAAGGCCATCGCCCTTCAGGGTGAAGCCTAGGAAGGAGGAGGGGATATGCCTGAAGAAGTATACACCAAGACCATCAACGACTTTTTAACCGTAGCCAGCTCTTCCAGTCCCACCCCTGGCGGGGGTAACGTTTCAGCCGTGGTGGCCACGCTCGGCGCATCCATGATCGCCATGGTGGCCAGCTTAACCCAGGGTAAAAAGGGGTATGAAGACTATCAGGACGAAAACAAGGAAATCCTGGATACGGTCATGAAGTCTATCGAGGAACTCAAGAAACTGACCATAAAAGACATGGCCGCGTTTGAAGATTACATGAAGTGTTTCCGCATGCCCAAGGAAACGGATGAGGAAAAAAACGCGCGCAAAGAGGCCATCCAGGCCGCGGCCAAGAATGCGACCATGGTGCCGCTGACCATCTGCCGCACCTGCCTGGAACTGCTTATACAGGCGGACAGGATCTCCCGTTTCGGGAATAAGATGGCTATATCTGATGTCGGCGTCGGCGCCTATGTCTGCGAGGCCGCGCTGCGGGCCTGCATGCTTTCCGTGGACATCAACATCCCGACCATCAGGGACGAGGTCTTTGTGGCGGACGTGCTCAATGAACGCGCCCGCCTTTTTGCCGAGGCCGAGAAACTGAAGATCAAGGCCCTGACCTTTGTCAGTGAAAAAATGGGCTAGTTCAATATCCTTTGCCATCTGGCAGAAGCCCCCGTTCGGGGGCTTTTTTATTTTCTGCCTTCCACGCAGGAAAACGGATTGGTTCAGGGGAGAGGGTGGGCGGAGCCGGAAAATATGTTATACTTTCAAAAGTTAAATGCAGGGTTGCCCAAGAAACGTTTTGCATAACCCTGGATGAACAGATGTCAAAATCGGAGGTTTAACTATGGAAGACAAAAAAGAAAAATGTGCGCTTATCTGTTCGCGCGACACTTTGGAAGGAGCGTATCCGGCCCTGATCCTGGGCATCAATGCCCGGCGCCTGGGCCTTGAAGCCATGATTTTTTACACCTTCATGGGCATGAACGTCATCCGCAAGGGCTGGATTGACAAGGTCAAGGTCACTCCCCCCGGAGCATTAAGCGCTATACCGGGGATGTCCCGCCTGGCCACCTGGATGATGAAGCGTAAGATCGAGCAGGCCCAGGTCCCGCACCTGGACGACCTTCAGGAGATGGCCCAGATTGAAGGAGTTCAGTTTGTGGCCTGCCAGATGACCGTGGATATGATGGGCCTTTCCCAGGATGATTTCATTGAGGGTGTAGTTATCCAGACGGCTGAGGAATTCATGAAGTATGCCTTGGAATGCAAGCTGTCATTATTTACCTAAAGATTAAAATTTAAAGTATAAGCTTTTATTGTTATTTTAAATCATAGCACAATCTTGTAGGTCAGGGTGGGCCGCGAAGCGGGTCTCCCTGACAATATTTTATGCCTTGTCTTCTGGAGCTTTACCCCCTGCCTTACCCATGGCCGGGCAGGCTGGAAAGCCTGCCCCACAATGTAAAAAAAAAGCGTTCTCCGCCTTTCAAAAATTTCCCATTTCTCCGCCCCCGATTGTTGACACCGACTGAGGACTCCTGTTAGGTTAAAAAGCTAGAATTGATCGAGGCGGGAGCGTTCATGCAGCCGGGAGAAATAATAGAATTCATCGAGAACAGGGGTTTTCTGACCGCTCTGGTCACCAGGGTCAAGGCCAGCAAACTCCTGTTGCTGACAGAGAGCAACCGGGAGATGAGCATTGCTTCGAGCCGGGTCCTGCACCAAACCAGCCTGGGACTCGATCTGTCGCTGCCACGGGCGGAACTGGTCCGATCATTAAAAGAAATCTCCTCGCGACGGACCTCACTGGCCGCGAAGGTCAATCTGTTCGAGCTGTGGGAGCTTCTCGAGGGTGAAGGCGAGGAATTCGATTACAGGTACCTGGCCGAACTGGCCCTGCCTCCTCCAATCGGTCCTGATCAGGTCGCTGCGGCCTTGAGGGCCGTGTTTGCCAACGGCCTTCACTTCAAGATGCGTCCTCAGTCTGCCCGGCGGCACAGTGCTACCCGGGTCGAGCAGATTGAACAGGCCCGGATTCAGGAGGAGAAGAGGGAACGGGAATTGAAAGAAGGAGGGGCCTGGCTGGCCCGGATCTGGGCGGATGAAACGCCGGACGATCCGGCCTGCCGGGACCATGTGGTTAAGACCCTCCGCGACATGGCCCTTTACGGCCCGGAAGCTGCCGAATATAAATGGGGCCAAAAGCTCCTTGAAAGAGCAGACCTGGGCAAAGATCCCTTCAGACCCTTCTACCTTCTGGTCAAGATTGGCGAGATGGACAGGCATGAGAACCTGGATTTACTTCGCCTTCAGATCGAAACTTCCTTCCCGGAAAAAGTTCAGGCCGCAGCCGCGGCCCTTGTTGAACAGGCCGACCTGGACAGGGAAAATCGGCGGAATCTGACCGACCTGGACACCCTGACCATAGACAGCAGCGGCTCAGAGGATTTTGACGACGCCGTCAGCCTCGAAGAACAAGGCGGCCGCTCCATTTTAGGAATTCATATTGCAGACGTTTCAGCCATTATCCAGCCGGACAGCCCCCTGGAGCTGGAGGCGCGCCATCTGGCCACCTCGATTTACATGCCAGACCGGCGCATTTCCATGCTGCCTGAAGTCTTGTCGGACCAAGCCCTGAGCCTCAAGGAAGGGAGTATTCGCCCGGCCTTTTCCGTCCTGGCTCAAATTGACGAGGCCGGGCAGGTGGACAGCTTTGAATTCTTCCCCAGCCTGGTTAAGATCAAACGCCGGCTCAGCTACCAGGAAGTTGACGAGACCGTGGAGAAAGACCCCACCCTGAAGAAATTGCTCGCTCTGAGCCAGGCCCTGAAGGCTCAGCGCCACGCCCAAGGGGCCCTGATCATGCCTCTGCCGGCGCTCAGCGTTTACCTCGCCCCTGAAGGCCAGATCGGGATAAGCCTCATCCAGTGGGACAACCCGGGCCGGGCCATGATTACCGAGTTCATGGTCCTGGCCAACCATCTCGCGGCCCGCCTGCTGGCCGAAGCCGGTGCGCCGGGCCTGTACCGCTATCAGGACGAACCATCCCAGAGGATCATTCAGGGAGAGTTTTCCGAGGTCGGCCTTTACGATTGCCTGAAGCAGCGCCGGTTTCTTAATCGAGTCGGCTGGAGTCTCGAACCCAGACCCCACCATGGCATGGGCCTCGATGTCTACACCAACCTGACCTCACCGCTCCGGCGCTTCATTGACCTCATCATCCAGAGGCAGGTGAAATCGCTGACCGCCGGGGAAAGGCCGTATTACTTAAGCGAGCAGATCGGGGAGCTCCTGACCCTGATTGAACCTGCCTTGAAAAAGGCCCATAACGTCCAGTTTCGCCGCAAGCGCTATTGGCTGCTCAGGTACCTCGAGGCTCAGAGTCCGAAAAATTTTGAGGCCATTCTGCTCGATGTGCTGCCCAATCGCACGCGGGTTTTTGTCAAGGAATTGATGCTCGAACTGGATTTGACCGATCGTTCCGCCCAGAAGCTCACACCCGGCCAGGAAGTCATGATCAAGATCAAAAAGGTGAACGCCCGGCAAGATATCCTGAAGTTTGAGCTGGTATAACTGAATGATTAATTGAATGCACGTTCCCATAAAATCATGCCCAGTATCTGGGTGATGTGAAAGATGCTGAGATATGCTGCGGACAGGTTGCCCGGTTGATAGATTGTCCGGCCAAGTTCCTCAGGATTCTACGGAGCATAAGCGCCAGCTGAGCATATTATTGAAAGAATGCTTAGAGAGGAGATTACATGACACCTAGAAGCCTTGATCCATTGCTTAAACCAGCCACATTGGCCGTTGTCGGCGCGTCAGCCGATATAACCAAGATTGGTGGTCGGTTCATAAAATCCTTCCTTAGTTCGGGATTCACCGGGAAACTCTATCCCATTCACCTCAAGGCCAATGAGATTATGGGACTGAAAACATACACGAGCGTATTAGATGTTCCCGATGAGATTGACCTGGCACTCCTTACCATTCCAGCCGCAGCAACCGAGGAAGCCATGAAGCAGTGTGCCTTAAAGGGGGTCAAGTTTGTCGTGGTACACGGTACCGGCTTTTCCGAGATTGGCGCCTTGGGTAAGGAGCTGGAGACTAAAGTGCTTCAAATAGCCCGGGAGGGAGACATAAGGGTAGTCGGCCCCAACTGTATGGGCCTATTCTGTCCGCAAGTGAAACTGAACACTATTGTGGCAGACTATGAATTCCCCTTTGAGCCAGGGCCTGTTGGCTTCTGCGGCCAAAGCGGCTGGGTCTGCGAGAATACGGTCCTTTGGGGTACCCTCCGAGGACTGTGCTTCAGCGGTGTGATCAGCTCGGGAAACCAGGCTGACCTTAACATCCTGGACTACCTGGATTATTTTGGCAATGACTCCAGCACTCGAGTTATTGGCGCCTATCAGGAAGGAGTCAAAGACGGAAACGGTCTACTAGAGAAAGCGAAGAGCATATCCAAGGTCAAGCCTATCGTATTATGGAAAACAGGGAGAAGTGAGGCCGGAGCCCGCGCCGTGGCCTCTCATACCGCATCGCTTGCTGGGTCTTCCCGGGTGACCGACGCCGCCTTCAAGCAAGCCGGCATCTTGAAGGCACAGAACCTTGAAGAGCTTCACGATCTGTTGATTGCATTCTCTACTCCCTATCTCCCAAAAGGCAACCGTATTGGCGTATTGGTGGAATCTGGTGGAGGAGGTGCGGCGGCGGCCGACGCCTGTGAACCCTTGGGCCTCGAGGTGCCCCCATTACCAGAGGAAATCCAACAGGAATTTATAGATTTCACTACTGGCAAGATACCTCCCACCAGTGGCATGACAAATCCCGTTGATATCGCATGGGCGCCGGCCCAAGG contains the following coding sequences:
- a CDS encoding DsrE/DsrF/DrsH-like family protein, producing MEDKKEKCALICSRDTLEGAYPALILGINARRLGLEAMIFYTFMGMNVIRKGWIDKVKVTPPGALSAIPGMSRLATWMMKRKIEQAQVPHLDDLQEMAQIEGVQFVACQMTVDMMGLSQDDFIEGVVIQTAEEFMKYALECKLSLFT
- a CDS encoding RNB domain-containing ribonuclease — encoded protein: MQPGEIIEFIENRGFLTALVTRVKASKLLLLTESNREMSIASSRVLHQTSLGLDLSLPRAELVRSLKEISSRRTSLAAKVNLFELWELLEGEGEEFDYRYLAELALPPPIGPDQVAAALRAVFANGLHFKMRPQSARRHSATRVEQIEQARIQEEKRERELKEGGAWLARIWADETPDDPACRDHVVKTLRDMALYGPEAAEYKWGQKLLERADLGKDPFRPFYLLVKIGEMDRHENLDLLRLQIETSFPEKVQAAAAALVEQADLDRENRRNLTDLDTLTIDSSGSEDFDDAVSLEEQGGRSILGIHIADVSAIIQPDSPLELEARHLATSIYMPDRRISMLPEVLSDQALSLKEGSIRPAFSVLAQIDEAGQVDSFEFFPSLVKIKRRLSYQEVDETVEKDPTLKKLLALSQALKAQRHAQGALIMPLPALSVYLAPEGQIGISLIQWDNPGRAMITEFMVLANHLAARLLAEAGAPGLYRYQDEPSQRIIQGEFSEVGLYDCLKQRRFLNRVGWSLEPRPHHGMGLDVYTNLTSPLRRFIDLIIQRQVKSLTAGERPYYLSEQIGELLTLIEPALKKAHNVQFRRKRYWLLRYLEAQSPKNFEAILLDVLPNRTRVFVKELMLELDLTDRSAQKLTPGQEVMIKIKKVNARQDILKFELV
- a CDS encoding cyclodeaminase/cyclohydrolase family protein, whose amino-acid sequence is MPEEVYTKTINDFLTVASSSSPTPGGGNVSAVVATLGASMIAMVASLTQGKKGYEDYQDENKEILDTVMKSIEELKKLTIKDMAAFEDYMKCFRMPKETDEEKNARKEAIQAAAKNATMVPLTICRTCLELLIQADRISRFGNKMAISDVGVGAYVCEAALRACMLSVDINIPTIRDEVFVADVLNERARLFAEAEKLKIKALTFVSEKMG
- a CDS encoding CoA-binding protein → MTPRSLDPLLKPATLAVVGASADITKIGGRFIKSFLSSGFTGKLYPIHLKANEIMGLKTYTSVLDVPDEIDLALLTIPAAATEEAMKQCALKGVKFVVVHGTGFSEIGALGKELETKVLQIAREGDIRVVGPNCMGLFCPQVKLNTIVADYEFPFEPGPVGFCGQSGWVCENTVLWGTLRGLCFSGVISSGNQADLNILDYLDYFGNDSSTRVIGAYQEGVKDGNGLLEKAKSISKVKPIVLWKTGRSEAGARAVASHTASLAGSSRVTDAAFKQAGILKAQNLEELHDLLIAFSTPYLPKGNRIGVLVESGGGGAAAADACEPLGLEVPPLPEEIQQEFIDFTTGKIPPTSGMTNPVDIAWAPAQGTREFWLGCIEILVKAVDVLIVITYHKLTDENFIKGVIELMDQAAKPIVLIPGHSTAQEEGMAKCVRKGIPVYPTPERAVKAILAMTKYVSYVEEVKQ